One stretch of Eggerthella lenta DSM 2243 DNA includes these proteins:
- a CDS encoding cold-shock protein: MAEGTVKWFNPEKGYGFISQKDGEDLFVHFSEIKMDGFKTLDEGSAVQFDVTTGQNGKLQASNVTKA; encoded by the coding sequence ATGGCGGAAGGTACTGTTAAGTGGTTTAACCCGGAAAAAGGCTATGGCTTCATCTCCCAGAAGGATGGCGAAGACCTCTTCGTGCATTTCTCTGAGATCAAGATGGACGGCTTCAAGACGCTCGACGAAGGCTCTGCGGTGCAGTTCGACGTCACGACCGGCCAGAACGGCAAGCTTCAGGCAAGCAATGTGACGAAGGCATAA
- the queA gene encoding tRNA preQ1(34) S-adenosylmethionine ribosyltransferase-isomerase QueA translates to MKTSDFDYDLPPELIAQEPAAERDGCRLLVMDRATGAIEDRIFRDIADYLRPNDLLIANETRVMPARLLGAKRGTGGSAEVFLLREVRDREPRTNQSALWEVLVRPGKRLKPGTGAVVDFVDARGEVALSTEIVDWAENAQKGERLARLTTPLPSLDEALHAVGHTPLPPYIKNYAGDEELYQTVYSRRESSAAAPTAGLHFTPALIERLREQGVRWETVELEVGLDTFRIVDEDDPEQHVIHTEYYTVPERTADAIAETRERGGRVIAVGTTSVRSLESAWDAEAGAVTPRDRETTSLYLLPGSQFHVVDALITNFHVPRSTLMMLVSAFSTREHIMAAYRHAIEERYRMLSFGDAMFIR, encoded by the coding sequence ATGAAGACCTCTGATTTCGATTACGATCTGCCCCCCGAGCTCATCGCGCAGGAGCCCGCCGCCGAGCGGGACGGCTGCCGCCTGCTCGTGATGGATCGAGCCACCGGAGCCATCGAGGACCGCATCTTCCGCGACATCGCCGACTACCTGCGCCCGAACGACCTGCTCATCGCCAACGAGACGCGCGTCATGCCGGCGCGGCTCCTCGGTGCGAAGCGCGGCACAGGCGGCTCGGCCGAGGTGTTCTTGCTGCGCGAGGTGCGCGACCGCGAGCCGCGCACGAACCAGAGCGCGCTGTGGGAGGTGCTCGTGCGCCCCGGCAAGCGCCTCAAGCCGGGCACCGGCGCCGTGGTGGACTTCGTCGACGCACGAGGCGAGGTTGCCCTGTCCACCGAGATCGTCGACTGGGCCGAGAACGCGCAGAAGGGCGAGCGCCTCGCGCGCCTGACCACGCCGCTGCCCTCCCTCGACGAGGCGCTGCACGCCGTGGGCCACACGCCGCTGCCGCCCTACATCAAGAACTACGCGGGCGACGAGGAGCTGTACCAGACGGTGTACTCCCGCCGCGAGAGCTCGGCCGCCGCGCCCACCGCAGGCCTGCACTTCACCCCCGCGCTCATCGAGCGCCTGCGCGAGCAGGGCGTGCGCTGGGAGACCGTGGAGCTCGAAGTGGGCCTCGACACGTTCCGCATCGTGGACGAGGACGACCCCGAGCAGCACGTCATCCACACCGAATACTACACGGTGCCCGAGCGCACGGCAGACGCCATCGCCGAGACGCGCGAGCGCGGCGGGCGCGTGATCGCCGTGGGCACGACGAGCGTGCGCAGCCTCGAGAGCGCCTGGGACGCCGAGGCAGGCGCCGTCACGCCGCGCGATCGCGAGACGACCTCGCTCTACCTGCTGCCCGGCTCGCAGTTCCACGTGGTGGATGCCCTCATCACGAACTTCCACGTGCCGCGCTCCACACTCATGATGCTCGTGTCCGCGTTCTCCACGCGCGAGCACATCATGGCCGCCTACCGCCACGCCATCGAGGAGCGCTACCGCATGCTGTCCTTCGGCGACGCCATGTTCATCCGCTAA
- a CDS encoding epoxyqueuosine reductase QueH has protein sequence MKILLHACCGPCSLEPVRLLRAAGHDLTIAYMNSNIAPADEYARRLSTLRAWAAGEQLDVLEGAYDPAAWEACAGRVGTAEGDPARRKARCRACYRLRFEEASALAAEQGFDALGTTLSVSPYQYTDVIREELERAASAAGVQPLFEDYRPFYDEATHRSREMGMYRQNYCGCRFSDVEAATERAERKAQRAAAREAEAAAHAEERAAAETARAAKKAERAAYDAKQARKRAVLKALRDQERDEG, from the coding sequence ATGAAAATACTGCTTCATGCCTGCTGCGGACCGTGCTCGTTGGAACCGGTGCGCCTGCTGCGCGCCGCCGGGCACGACCTGACCATAGCCTATATGAACTCGAACATCGCGCCCGCCGACGAGTACGCGCGCCGCCTGTCCACGCTGCGCGCCTGGGCCGCCGGCGAGCAGCTGGACGTGCTGGAAGGTGCCTACGACCCCGCCGCCTGGGAAGCCTGCGCCGGACGCGTGGGCACCGCCGAGGGCGATCCCGCCCGCCGCAAGGCGCGCTGCCGGGCGTGCTACCGCCTGCGCTTCGAAGAGGCCTCCGCGCTGGCAGCCGAGCAGGGGTTCGACGCGCTGGGCACCACGCTGTCGGTGAGCCCCTACCAATATACCGACGTCATCCGCGAGGAGCTGGAACGCGCCGCCTCGGCCGCGGGCGTGCAGCCGCTGTTCGAAGACTACCGCCCCTTCTACGACGAGGCCACGCACCGCAGCCGCGAGATGGGCATGTACCGGCAGAACTACTGCGGCTGCCGCTTCTCGGACGTCGAAGCCGCCACCGAGCGCGCCGAACGCAAGGCGCAGCGAGCCGCCGCCCGCGAGGCGGAAGCGGCAGCCCACGCCGAGGAGCGCGCCGCCGCCGAAACCGCACGCGCCGCGAAGAAGGCCGAGCGCGCCGCTTACGACGCCAAGCAGGCCCGCAAGCGCGCCGTGCTGAAAGCCCTGCGCGACCAGGAACGCGACGAGGGGTAG
- a CDS encoding HAD family hydrolase: MASRTYRAIFFDLDGTLLPMELDEFLGAYFEAIAKFVATRGLDAGSFSAGLKAGIGAMAAHDDERTNFDAFWEAFFSYADRDAAAWNELLAGFYEHDFGAIGAGVVSNPAAARAIEALAAKGYPLVLATMPMFPRRAVEWRLSWAGVDAARFARITSFENSTSVKPKLAYYAENVAACGLAGEDVLMVGNNTVEDLAIQGLGADAFLVTDHLLDPTEGFDLGSVKHGTMEEFAAWAEELPPCADPAQAIDADVVDAAARAAALSRAKEA; this comes from the coding sequence ATGGCATCTCGCACCTATCGCGCAATCTTCTTCGACCTGGACGGCACGCTGCTGCCCATGGAGCTCGACGAGTTCCTGGGCGCTTACTTCGAGGCCATCGCGAAGTTCGTCGCCACCCGCGGGCTCGACGCGGGGTCGTTCTCCGCCGGGCTCAAGGCGGGCATCGGCGCCATGGCCGCCCACGACGACGAGCGCACGAACTTCGACGCGTTCTGGGAAGCGTTCTTCAGCTACGCCGATCGCGACGCGGCGGCGTGGAACGAGCTGCTCGCCGGCTTCTACGAGCACGATTTCGGCGCGATCGGCGCCGGCGTCGTCTCCAACCCGGCCGCCGCGCGCGCCATCGAGGCGCTGGCGGCGAAGGGCTACCCGCTCGTGCTGGCCACCATGCCCATGTTCCCGCGCCGCGCCGTGGAATGGCGCCTATCGTGGGCGGGCGTCGACGCCGCACGCTTCGCGCGCATCACGTCGTTCGAGAACTCCACGTCGGTGAAGCCGAAGCTGGCCTACTACGCCGAGAACGTGGCGGCCTGCGGTCTCGCCGGCGAAGACGTGCTCATGGTGGGCAACAACACGGTGGAGGACCTGGCTATCCAGGGGCTCGGCGCCGACGCGTTCCTCGTGACCGACCACCTGCTCGATCCGACCGAGGGCTTCGACCTGGGCTCCGTGAAACACGGCACCATGGAGGAGTTCGCGGCCTGGGCCGAGGAGCTGCCTCCGTGCGCCGACCCCGCGCAGGCAATCGACGCGGACGTCGTCGACGCCGCGGCCCGCGCGGCCGCGCTGTCCCGCGCAAAGGAGGCCTAG
- the tgt gene encoding tRNA guanosine(34) transglycosylase Tgt yields MALFDCELQATSGHARALSYETAHGSFQTPMFMPVGTSASVKGVTVGQLNDLNAQVVLANTYHLSLRPGADVVAEAGGVHRFMNYDGPMLTDSGGFQVFSLADTLKLDDEGLTFRSIYDGTKVRWTPESNMEIQEQLGADIAMQLDQCTPYPAEKAFVAKAVDLSANWARRCLAAHQRPDQTLFGIVQGGMELDLRLESIRRLREIEDESLARGGRRFGGFGIGGYSVGEDHEVMFETLGPVARACPEDRPRYLMGVGNPTTLVRAVREGVDMFDCVLPTRTARMGTAFSSTGRMNMRNAKFTRDFGPLDPACTCPTCRNHSRAYIRHLVKQNEMLGGILLSVHNLHYLIDLMRRAREAVLAGAYEEFYEAWMASPAAKDY; encoded by the coding sequence ATGGCGCTGTTCGACTGCGAGCTCCAAGCGACGAGCGGCCACGCCCGCGCGCTGTCCTACGAAACGGCGCACGGGTCGTTCCAAACGCCCATGTTCATGCCGGTGGGCACGAGCGCCTCGGTGAAGGGCGTCACCGTGGGCCAGCTGAACGATCTCAACGCCCAGGTGGTGCTGGCCAACACGTACCACCTGTCGCTGCGCCCCGGTGCCGACGTAGTGGCCGAGGCCGGCGGCGTGCACCGCTTCATGAACTACGACGGCCCCATGCTCACCGACTCGGGCGGGTTCCAGGTGTTCAGCCTGGCCGACACGCTCAAGCTGGACGACGAGGGCCTCACGTTCCGCTCCATCTACGACGGGACCAAGGTGCGCTGGACGCCCGAGAGCAACATGGAGATCCAGGAGCAGCTGGGCGCCGACATCGCCATGCAGCTGGACCAATGCACGCCCTACCCGGCCGAGAAGGCCTTCGTGGCGAAAGCCGTCGATCTGTCGGCCAACTGGGCGCGCCGCTGCCTGGCGGCGCATCAGCGCCCCGACCAGACGCTGTTCGGCATCGTCCAGGGCGGCATGGAGCTGGACCTGCGGCTGGAATCCATCCGCCGCCTGCGCGAGATCGAGGACGAGAGCCTGGCGCGCGGCGGGCGCCGCTTCGGCGGCTTCGGCATCGGCGGCTACTCGGTGGGCGAGGATCACGAGGTGATGTTCGAGACGCTGGGCCCCGTCGCCCGCGCCTGCCCCGAGGACCGTCCGCGCTACCTCATGGGCGTGGGCAACCCCACGACGCTCGTGCGCGCGGTGCGCGAGGGCGTTGACATGTTCGACTGCGTGCTGCCCACCCGCACGGCGCGCATGGGCACGGCGTTCTCGTCGACGGGTCGCATGAACATGCGCAACGCGAAGTTTACGCGCGACTTCGGCCCGCTCGACCCCGCGTGCACCTGCCCGACGTGCCGGAACCACAGCCGCGCCTACATCCGCCACCTCGTGAAGCAGAACGAGATGCTGGGCGGCATCCTGCTGTCCGTCCACAACCTGCACTACCTCATCGATCTCATGCGCCGTGCCCGCGAAGCGGTGCTGGCGGGGGCGTACGAGGAGTTCTACGAAGCCTGGATGGCCAGTCCCGCGGCGAAGGACTACTAG
- a CDS encoding protein translocase subunit SecDF, translating to MAATQKTKKKPARPTDRRNIWLLIITTLLVLGSVFMFTPPQEKINQGLDIQGGLSVVLTAKSTDGQAVSNDDMEKSRAIIESRVNALGASEAVVQVQGTDQILVQIPGLTNTEDALNTIGKTGKLEFARLDSFTDEDVKTKIENGQASGEGTVSDDLGVATLPTGETQHLKVEDGTYTPIVTGSNITKVDIGKRSDTSTDYAVNISLDSAGAAAFAEASKDLAPTKGKIVIILDNEVQSAPATQSEIPDGNIQITGNYSLDEAKALQTVLESGSLPVSFEYAQSQTVGPTLGQDALASGVLVALIGLAVVMLYLLFFYRGLGAITAAAMIVFAVLYLGILATLSSFGLFSLSLAGIAGIVLTIGMAADSSILTMERFREEIRMGRSVRAASVTGVKHAIVTSVDADLVTLVSALSLFFLASASVKGFGLTLALGIVCDIAMMLLFKAPLIRVLAPKVIARHPGFWGIKDSLAASKDYAALAAAEGTSVAAAEAGETINPTESEEAAERREGAAGEAAAKAARKPRGKFIKHDINFLGYRRVFLGVAAVLVCVSLAIVGVKGLNFGIEFVGGTSVSFHGTGDVTTEQMRTAFDQAGEPDAVVQTTNADGDEGYLVRTTTTSAEEATQRANQVADSLGLSTDSFEVTTIGPDWGASVIQSSLIAFLVSIVLIIIYIAIRFEYKMGVTAIVALLHDLVLVMGVYALVGREVNPNTIAALLTILGYSLYDTVVVFHRINDNMQSDDIKCTFMTMANHSINQVLVRTINTTLTSLIPVLAMLLFGGETLKDFAFAMVIGLVCGSYSSIAVASPLYAMWKTREPRYQKLVKKFGPEVGRFEFGNPNAMATALAGKKAVKATAAPTAAPTVGAAAEKPTVEEPHGATAAKSAPKPPKGKRKKRPDKK from the coding sequence ATGGCGGCAACGCAGAAGACGAAGAAGAAACCCGCTCGGCCCACCGATCGGCGCAACATCTGGCTGCTCATCATCACGACCCTGCTGGTGCTGGGGTCCGTCTTCATGTTCACGCCGCCGCAGGAGAAGATCAACCAGGGCCTCGACATCCAAGGCGGCCTGTCGGTGGTGCTGACGGCGAAGAGCACCGACGGCCAGGCCGTGTCGAACGACGACATGGAGAAGAGCCGCGCCATCATCGAGAGCCGCGTGAACGCGCTGGGCGCCTCGGAGGCCGTGGTGCAGGTGCAGGGCACCGACCAGATCCTCGTGCAGATCCCCGGCCTCACCAACACCGAGGACGCGCTCAACACCATCGGCAAGACCGGCAAGCTCGAATTCGCGCGCCTCGACTCGTTCACCGACGAGGACGTGAAGACGAAGATCGAGAACGGCCAGGCCTCCGGCGAGGGCACCGTCTCCGACGATCTCGGCGTGGCCACGCTGCCGACGGGCGAGACGCAGCACCTCAAGGTGGAGGACGGCACGTACACGCCCATCGTCACCGGCTCGAACATCACGAAGGTCGACATCGGCAAGCGGAGCGACACCTCCACCGACTACGCCGTGAACATCTCGCTCGATTCGGCCGGCGCGGCGGCGTTCGCCGAGGCCTCGAAGGACCTCGCGCCCACGAAGGGCAAGATCGTCATCATCCTGGACAACGAGGTGCAATCGGCGCCCGCAACGCAGTCCGAGATCCCCGACGGCAACATCCAAATCACCGGCAATTACTCGCTCGACGAGGCCAAGGCGCTGCAGACCGTGCTGGAAAGCGGCTCGCTGCCCGTGAGCTTCGAGTACGCCCAGAGCCAGACCGTCGGCCCGACGCTCGGCCAGGACGCGCTGGCTTCCGGCGTGCTGGTGGCCCTCATCGGGCTGGCGGTGGTCATGCTGTACCTGCTGTTCTTCTACCGCGGCCTCGGCGCCATCACCGCCGCCGCCATGATCGTGTTCGCGGTGCTGTACCTGGGCATCCTGGCCACGCTGTCGTCGTTCGGCCTGTTCAGCCTGTCGCTCGCCGGCATCGCCGGCATCGTGCTGACTATCGGCATGGCGGCCGACTCGTCCATCCTCACGATGGAGCGCTTCCGCGAGGAGATCCGCATGGGACGCAGCGTGCGCGCCGCGTCCGTGACGGGCGTGAAGCACGCCATCGTCACGTCGGTGGACGCCGACCTCGTGACGCTCGTGTCGGCGCTGTCGCTGTTCTTCCTGGCCAGCGCCTCGGTCAAGGGCTTCGGCCTGACGCTGGCGCTGGGCATCGTGTGCGACATCGCCATGATGCTGCTGTTCAAGGCGCCGCTCATCCGCGTGCTGGCGCCGAAGGTCATCGCGCGGCACCCGGGCTTCTGGGGCATCAAGGACAGCCTGGCCGCGTCCAAGGACTACGCGGCGCTCGCCGCGGCCGAGGGCACGAGCGTGGCCGCGGCCGAGGCCGGCGAGACCATCAACCCGACCGAGTCCGAGGAGGCCGCCGAGCGCCGCGAGGGCGCTGCCGGCGAGGCGGCCGCGAAGGCGGCGCGCAAGCCGCGCGGCAAGTTCATCAAGCACGACATCAACTTCCTCGGCTACCGCCGCGTGTTCCTCGGCGTGGCCGCCGTGCTCGTGTGCGTGTCGCTGGCCATCGTGGGCGTGAAGGGCCTGAACTTCGGCATCGAGTTCGTGGGCGGCACGTCGGTGTCGTTCCACGGCACGGGCGACGTGACCACCGAGCAGATGCGCACCGCGTTCGACCAGGCCGGCGAGCCCGATGCCGTCGTGCAGACGACGAACGCCGACGGCGATGAGGGCTACCTCGTGCGCACCACCACCACGAGCGCCGAAGAGGCCACGCAGCGTGCGAACCAGGTGGCCGACAGCCTGGGGCTGTCCACCGACAGCTTCGAGGTGACCACCATCGGGCCCGACTGGGGCGCCAGCGTCATCCAGTCGTCGCTCATCGCGTTCCTCGTGTCCATCGTGCTCATCATCATCTACATCGCCATCCGCTTCGAATACAAGATGGGCGTCACCGCCATCGTGGCGCTGCTGCACGACCTCGTGCTGGTCATGGGCGTGTACGCGCTCGTGGGCCGCGAGGTGAACCCGAACACCATCGCCGCGCTGCTCACCATTCTGGGCTACTCGCTGTACGATACGGTGGTCGTGTTCCACCGCATCAACGACAACATGCAGTCCGACGACATCAAGTGCACGTTCATGACGATGGCGAACCACTCCATCAACCAGGTGCTCGTGCGCACCATCAACACGACGCTCACCTCGCTCATCCCCGTGCTGGCCATGCTGCTGTTCGGCGGCGAGACGCTCAAGGACTTCGCGTTCGCCATGGTCATCGGCCTCGTGTGCGGCTCGTACTCGTCCATCGCGGTGGCGTCGCCCTTGTACGCGATGTGGAAGACGCGCGAGCCGCGCTACCAGAAGCTCGTGAAGAAGTTCGGGCCCGAGGTGGGTCGCTTCGAGTTCGGCAACCCGAACGCGATGGCGACGGCGCTCGCGGGCAAGAAGGCCGTCAAGGCCACGGCCGCCCCGACGGCTGCCCCGACGGTCGGGGCCGCGGCGGAGAAGCCGACGGTCGAGGAGCCGCACGGCGCGACCGCCGCGAAGAGCGCGCCGAAGCCCCCGAAGGGCAAGCGCAAGAAGCGCCCCGACAAGAAGTAA
- a CDS encoding LuxR family transcriptional regulator, translating to MGNERRSSVIAKLRSALVSTREKIVADGLFVGTSCTIALVSYTHYTPALAHTSPEALSFSDVTCLFGALTSLVLLTFSRRDRPAFAQPAVIWISSACVLASILALALFPALSYLSPLLIALVGGGVFGIYLSVVAVCWLWVYAHHSAATVIWNVVFSALVGSIMLWFIVGMDTPRVACSLVALLGIGAYTLTKRMRLLQGSRLDQSSLSTEGHTPAHIIVGTFLFSYAFMVSLSFAGLEHFSLAFSAIVILIPFLLVSVLMLSFKRLTALSLLNVAVPIVVTATLSASFLDLNPVVTFDLALIGILLFLAYAVVLLCAITEKTDAHAYRAFSTLMLSYFGGCIVGRAVAAWAMSESARVHDVIVLSSVLAVLMAMFLCIRNGFMPKQLIALFDPDRTNEKDGLSDEQAARLTQVSARCNLGNREHEVLELLLRQKTASEIATEMTIANGTAKSHIRHVYKKLGVHSREELFELFER from the coding sequence ATGGGGAACGAGCGACGTTCGAGCGTCATCGCGAAGCTGCGAAGCGCCTTGGTGAGCACGCGGGAGAAAATCGTAGCGGACGGGCTGTTCGTCGGCACGTCGTGCACCATCGCGCTCGTGTCGTACACGCACTATACCCCCGCACTCGCCCACACCTCGCCCGAAGCGTTGTCGTTCTCCGACGTGACATGCCTGTTCGGCGCGCTCACCTCGCTCGTGCTGCTCACCTTCTCGAGACGCGATCGACCCGCTTTCGCGCAACCGGCCGTCATCTGGATCTCAAGCGCCTGCGTGCTGGCCAGCATCCTCGCGCTCGCGCTCTTCCCCGCCCTGTCGTACCTCTCCCCCCTGCTGATCGCCTTGGTGGGCGGAGGCGTGTTCGGCATCTACCTCTCCGTCGTGGCCGTATGCTGGCTGTGGGTGTACGCGCACCACAGCGCGGCCACCGTCATCTGGAACGTCGTATTCTCCGCGTTGGTCGGATCGATCATGCTGTGGTTCATCGTAGGCATGGACACGCCGCGGGTGGCGTGCAGCCTCGTCGCACTGCTGGGCATCGGCGCCTACACGCTGACGAAACGCATGCGCCTTCTGCAAGGCTCCCGCCTCGATCAGTCCTCGCTGAGCACCGAAGGGCACACGCCCGCACACATCATCGTCGGCACGTTCCTGTTCAGCTACGCCTTCATGGTCTCGCTGTCCTTCGCCGGGCTCGAGCACTTCTCCCTCGCGTTCTCGGCCATCGTCATCCTCATCCCCTTCTTGCTGGTCAGCGTGCTCATGCTCTCCTTCAAACGGCTCACTGCCCTGTCGCTGCTCAACGTCGCCGTGCCCATCGTCGTGACCGCCACGCTGTCGGCATCGTTCCTGGATCTCAATCCCGTGGTCACGTTCGACCTCGCCCTCATCGGCATCCTGCTGTTCCTCGCGTACGCGGTGGTGCTCCTGTGCGCCATCACCGAGAAGACCGACGCGCACGCATACCGGGCATTCTCGACGCTCATGTTGAGCTACTTCGGCGGATGCATCGTCGGCAGGGCGGTCGCGGCATGGGCGATGTCCGAATCGGCACGCGTGCACGACGTCATCGTGCTGTCGTCGGTGCTCGCGGTGCTCATGGCCATGTTCCTCTGCATCCGCAACGGATTCATGCCCAAGCAGCTGATCGCCCTGTTCGACCCCGACCGGACGAACGAGAAGGATGGCTTGAGCGACGAGCAGGCGGCGCGCTTGACGCAGGTGTCCGCGCGATGCAACCTCGGCAATCGCGAGCACGAGGTGCTCGAACTGCTGTTGCGGCAGAAGACCGCCAGCGAGATCGCGACCGAGATGACCATCGCCAACGGCACGGCGAAGTCCCACATCCGCCACGTGTACAAGAAGCTCGGGGTGCACAGCCGCGAGGAACTGTTCGAGCTGTTCGAGCGATAA
- a CDS encoding FAD-binding protein, whose translation MHDHENLHEQGISRRGFLTGAAMVGAGAALGLAGCSGSPEAETKAPAEEAKPASEPAATTSAASNQPAFLTPPDPIPESEIIETVDCDIVICGAGICGLPAAMLAAENGANVHVVEKGSTYGLFRLCTAGFNSDVQTKLGLTTDRKEFITSTWAITNGVQGRMSSYGLWFDNSGPYVNWLEGIFNEKGYQLIPAASLDYKITNDGVDMPGASPLWQAFAQMIFFAQEDGGFFATGDPVDWTGVMEAYATEKGATFHYNAPAVQLLRDDSGRCTGVIAKNESDEYVRYNASKGVLLTTGDMAADREMMAHYNVSLSKIVRYNINTNDTGDGQKMGMWIGADMDEFACGDLWPFAAVMMDGTLPTTFEGTHFYAGVANLPVLMVDGAGRRLMAENLPFQSPSIPKLTCTPDGCAWSIWDSAWKEKFPEGGYMVEDYTASNTQEEVDKNVENGITFKFDTIEELCEHCGFDKDIFIATFTRYNELCEAGEDLDFYKDPLWMNPIDTPPFYASKHCSSMTSTRGGLKNDERCRVLDKEGRPIPGLYAAGNTAGSFYGNVYPPNVMGSGIGHGQCFAWLAVKDILGLDYIHANI comes from the coding sequence ATGCACGACCATGAAAACCTGCACGAACAGGGAATATCCCGTCGAGGATTCCTGACCGGAGCGGCGATGGTGGGCGCGGGCGCAGCGCTTGGGCTTGCCGGCTGCAGCGGCTCGCCGGAGGCCGAGACCAAGGCGCCTGCCGAGGAAGCGAAGCCGGCGTCGGAACCGGCTGCGACGACGTCCGCGGCAAGCAACCAGCCCGCGTTCCTCACGCCGCCGGATCCCATTCCGGAGAGCGAGATCATCGAAACCGTCGACTGCGACATCGTCATCTGCGGCGCGGGCATCTGCGGCCTGCCCGCGGCCATGCTGGCGGCCGAGAACGGCGCGAACGTGCACGTGGTTGAGAAGGGTAGCACGTACGGCCTGTTCCGCCTGTGCACCGCCGGCTTCAACTCCGACGTGCAGACCAAGCTGGGGCTGACCACCGACCGTAAAGAGTTCATCACGTCGACCTGGGCCATCACCAACGGCGTGCAGGGCAGGATGTCGTCCTACGGCCTGTGGTTCGACAACTCGGGCCCCTACGTCAACTGGCTCGAGGGCATCTTCAACGAGAAAGGCTATCAGCTCATCCCTGCCGCATCGCTCGATTACAAGATCACGAACGACGGCGTGGACATGCCGGGCGCGAGCCCGCTGTGGCAGGCGTTCGCCCAGATGATCTTCTTCGCGCAGGAGGACGGTGGCTTCTTCGCCACGGGGGACCCCGTCGACTGGACGGGCGTGATGGAGGCCTACGCCACTGAGAAGGGCGCCACGTTCCACTACAACGCTCCCGCCGTGCAACTTCTACGCGACGATAGCGGGCGGTGCACGGGCGTCATCGCCAAGAACGAGTCCGACGAGTACGTGAGGTACAACGCCTCCAAGGGCGTGCTGCTGACCACAGGCGACATGGCCGCCGACCGCGAGATGATGGCGCACTACAACGTGTCGCTGAGCAAGATCGTCCGCTACAACATCAACACCAACGACACGGGCGACGGCCAGAAGATGGGCATGTGGATCGGCGCGGACATGGACGAGTTCGCCTGCGGCGACCTGTGGCCGTTCGCGGCCGTCATGATGGACGGCACGCTGCCCACCACGTTCGAGGGCACGCACTTCTACGCCGGCGTCGCCAACCTGCCGGTGCTCATGGTGGACGGCGCGGGCCGTCGCCTCATGGCCGAGAACCTGCCGTTCCAGTCGCCTTCCATCCCGAAGCTCACCTGCACGCCCGACGGCTGCGCGTGGAGCATCTGGGACAGCGCCTGGAAGGAGAAGTTCCCCGAGGGCGGCTACATGGTGGAGGATTACACGGCGTCCAACACCCAGGAAGAGGTGGACAAGAACGTGGAGAACGGCATCACGTTCAAGTTTGATACCATCGAGGAGCTGTGCGAACACTGCGGTTTCGACAAGGACATCTTCATTGCCACGTTCACGCGCTACAACGAGCTGTGCGAGGCCGGCGAGGATCTCGACTTCTACAAGGATCCGCTGTGGATGAACCCCATCGACACGCCGCCGTTCTACGCATCCAAGCACTGCTCGTCGATGACCTCGACGCGCGGCGGTCTCAAGAACGACGAGCGTTGCCGCGTCCTCGACAAGGAGGGGCGGCCCATCCCCGGCCTGTACGCTGCGGGCAACACGGCCGGCTCGTTCTACGGCAACGTGTACCCGCCCAACGTCATGGGCTCCGGCATCGGCCATGGCCAGTGCTTCGCCTGGTTGGCCGTCAAGGATATCCTCGGTCTTGACTACATCCATGCGAACATCTAG
- a CDS encoding cytochrome c3 family protein, giving the protein MKRKNLLMAVCTVLATVALAATLGGCAPSQPSGDAGNGGADAASYPVGSLKAVHVAGQLDDADEYPNKLCLSCHDRTTINAANEDFGGIEGFNPHKAHLEAGDCTSCHSVDGTSTLSCNECHDAPLPEGWQSAERGSGPLHSLTK; this is encoded by the coding sequence GTGAAGAGGAAGAACCTGTTGATGGCGGTGTGCACGGTGCTGGCGACGGTCGCGTTGGCGGCGACGTTGGGGGGATGCGCGCCCTCGCAGCCTTCGGGCGATGCGGGCAACGGCGGCGCCGATGCGGCATCGTACCCGGTTGGCTCGCTCAAGGCCGTTCATGTCGCCGGACAGCTCGACGATGCGGACGAGTACCCCAACAAGCTGTGTCTGAGCTGCCACGACCGCACCACCATCAATGCGGCGAACGAGGACTTCGGCGGCATCGAGGGATTCAATCCTCACAAGGCGCACCTTGAGGCCGGCGACTGCACCTCCTGCCACTCGGTTGACGGCACGTCGACCCTCTCCTGCAACGAGTGCCACGACGCGCCGCTGCCCGAGGGCTGGCAGAGCGCCGAGCGCGGCTCCGGCCCGCTCCACAGCCTGACGAAGTAA